From Thermoflavifilum aggregans, a single genomic window includes:
- the hisG gene encoding ATP phosphoribosyltransferase, whose protein sequence is MLNQKLKIAIQKSGRLHEDSVRLLQECGIDLQNGLNKLKTEASNFPLEAYFLRDDDIPQYVEDEVADVGIVGENVILEKEKHVQIVEQLGFGKCRLSIAIPKDQEYKGIHDLQGKRIATSYPHIVAQYLASHQVKAEIHEISGSVEIAPSIGLADAICDLVSSGSTLFMNGLREVETILHSQAVLISHNRLNEYTSQLLEQLRFRIQAVKKSRHNKYILLNAPNDKLPEIIKLLPGMKSPTILPLAESGWSSVHSVVNENDFWDIIESLKKHGAQGILVVPIEKMII, encoded by the coding sequence ATGCTAAACCAGAAATTGAAAATTGCCATTCAGAAATCAGGCCGGTTGCACGAAGACTCGGTCAGGCTGCTGCAGGAGTGCGGTATTGACCTGCAAAACGGTTTGAACAAACTGAAAACCGAAGCCAGCAACTTTCCGCTGGAAGCGTATTTCCTGCGGGATGATGATATCCCTCAGTATGTAGAGGATGAAGTGGCTGATGTGGGTATTGTGGGTGAAAATGTAATCCTGGAAAAAGAAAAACATGTACAGATTGTGGAACAGCTGGGTTTCGGCAAATGCCGGTTGTCCATAGCCATTCCCAAAGATCAGGAGTATAAAGGCATCCATGACTTGCAAGGCAAGCGCATTGCCACCAGTTATCCGCATATAGTTGCGCAATATCTGGCATCCCATCAGGTAAAAGCAGAAATTCACGAAATCAGCGGATCCGTGGAAATAGCACCCAGCATAGGTCTTGCCGATGCTATCTGCGATCTGGTAAGCAGCGGATCCACACTTTTCATGAATGGCTTGCGGGAAGTAGAAACCATCCTGCATTCCCAGGCTGTGCTTATCAGCCACAACCGGTTGAATGAATATACCAGCCAGCTGCTGGAACAGCTTCGTTTTCGCATACAGGCTGTAAAAAAGTCACGTCACAACAAATACATTTTGCTGAATGCACCCAATGATAAGCTGCCGGAAATCATCAAATTGCTGCCAGGCATGAAAAGCCCTACCATTCTGCCTTTGGCTGAATCGGGCTGGAGTTCGGTACATTCCGTCGTGAATGAAAATGATTTCTGGGACATCATTGAAAGCCTGAAAAAACACGGCGCACAGGGCATTCTGGTGGTGCCGATTGAAAAAATGATTATTTAA
- the hisD gene encoding histidinol dehydrogenase, translated as MWTLIRYPEKSDWKDWLKRPDSDAAQIRQRVEEILSRVRTKGDEALLELTAELDGVHLDQLALAVPDPQTTARQLPAELLQAIDLAMANIRKFHQAQLTHTVEVETMPGIRCWQKSLPIESVGLYIPGGSAPLFSTLMMLAVPARIAGCRQLVVCSPPMPDGQLHPALLYVAGVCNIPFVYRVGGAQAIAAMAWGTETIPQVDKIFGPGNRYVTLAKQLLQQEGIAIDMPAGPSEVAVLGDSSCPPEFAAADLLSQAEHGPDSQVILVSTDESWIHAVETALHAQLSALPRQEIAARALGHSKAFLMKDEEQAIELLNAYAPEHLILACRNARALAEKITHAGSVFIGCYAPESVGDYASGTNHTLPTAGHARAWSGVHLDSFRKKISFQELTYEGLRAIGPAVETLALAEGLQAHQQAVAIRLRHTDTSR; from the coding sequence ATGTGGACATTGATCCGATATCCTGAAAAATCTGACTGGAAAGACTGGCTGAAGCGGCCTGACAGCGATGCTGCCCAGATCCGCCAGCGGGTGGAAGAAATTTTATCCCGTGTCCGTACCAAAGGCGATGAGGCATTGCTTGAACTGACAGCCGAACTGGACGGCGTGCATCTGGATCAGCTCGCACTTGCCGTACCCGATCCACAGACCACTGCCCGACAATTGCCTGCCGAGCTGCTCCAAGCTATTGATCTGGCTATGGCCAACATTCGGAAATTTCACCAGGCTCAGCTCACCCATACTGTCGAGGTGGAAACCATGCCAGGCATCCGTTGCTGGCAAAAGTCCCTGCCGATTGAATCCGTCGGACTGTACATTCCCGGGGGATCGGCACCTTTGTTCTCCACGCTGATGATGCTGGCTGTTCCTGCCCGGATTGCAGGCTGCAGGCAGCTGGTGGTCTGTTCACCCCCCATGCCCGATGGCCAGCTGCACCCCGCTTTGCTGTATGTGGCAGGTGTGTGTAACATACCTTTCGTTTACCGAGTGGGAGGAGCCCAGGCTATTGCAGCTATGGCATGGGGCACGGAAACCATTCCGCAGGTGGATAAAATCTTTGGCCCTGGTAACCGCTACGTAACGCTGGCCAAGCAGTTGCTGCAACAGGAAGGCATCGCTATTGACATGCCTGCCGGGCCATCGGAGGTGGCTGTGCTGGGCGATAGCAGCTGTCCGCCGGAATTCGCCGCAGCCGACCTGCTTTCCCAAGCTGAACACGGGCCCGACAGCCAGGTAATACTTGTTAGCACCGATGAAAGCTGGATCCACGCTGTTGAAACAGCTCTGCATGCTCAGCTTTCTGCCCTGCCCCGCCAGGAGATAGCTGCACGTGCACTTGGCCACAGCAAGGCTTTCCTGATGAAAGATGAAGAGCAAGCCATTGAGCTGCTTAATGCCTATGCCCCTGAACACCTGATTCTGGCCTGCCGCAATGCCCGCGCACTGGCTGAAAAGATTACCCATGCCGGCTCGGTATTTATTGGCTGTTACGCTCCGGAAAGTGTGGGCGATTACGCTTCGGGTACCAACCACACGCTTCCTACTGCCGGCCATGCCCGTGCCTGGAGTGGTGTGCATCTGGATAGCTTCCGGAAAAAAATCAGCTTTCAGGAGCTGACTTATGAAGGACTCCGTGCTATCGGACCGGCTGTAGAAACCCTGGCACTCGCCGAAGGCTTACAGGCCCATCAACAGGCTGTTGCTATCCGCCTCCGGCACACAGATACTTCTCGCTGA
- the hisC gene encoding histidinol-phosphate transaminase — protein MFDLQQLIRPNIRQLTPYSSARDEFSGEAQIFLDANENAWGSPLPKSYNRYPDPLQHRLKSRIATLKQIPETQIFLGNGSDECIDLTLRAFCEPRQDEVIICPPTYGMYEVCAHIQDAIVKRVPLTADFQLDTEGILRAVSPQTKLIILCSPNNPTGNCFRREDVERLLQAFSGIVAIDEAYIDFAGQPGFLHRLQEFPNLIVWQTFSKAWGLAGLRVGMAFASAAIIEILNKIKYPYNISQLTQETLLQALNRTDQIEQWKTYIIQQRQALSQALQQMDMVQKVYPSEANFLLVKIRQARKVYTYLLQQGIVVRDRSQVALCEDCLRITVGRPEENEKLLAGLQAYQAQQTASGPLSH, from the coding sequence GTGTTTGACCTGCAACAACTCATCCGTCCCAATATCCGGCAACTGACTCCCTATTCCTCGGCAAGGGACGAATTTTCCGGCGAAGCACAAATTTTTCTGGATGCCAATGAAAATGCCTGGGGATCGCCTTTGCCCAAATCCTATAACCGCTATCCCGACCCGCTGCAGCACCGGCTGAAATCCCGGATCGCAACGCTGAAGCAGATTCCGGAAACGCAAATTTTCCTGGGCAATGGCAGCGATGAATGTATTGACCTTACCCTGCGCGCCTTCTGCGAACCCCGCCAGGATGAAGTCATTATCTGTCCGCCTACCTATGGCATGTACGAAGTGTGTGCACATATCCAGGATGCTATCGTCAAAAGAGTGCCACTCACAGCTGATTTCCAACTGGATACCGAAGGCATCCTCCGCGCTGTTTCACCTCAAACCAAACTTATCATCCTTTGTTCACCCAACAATCCCACGGGCAACTGCTTCCGCCGGGAAGATGTGGAACGCCTGCTGCAGGCATTCAGCGGCATCGTAGCTATTGATGAAGCTTATATTGACTTTGCCGGCCAACCTGGCTTTTTGCACCGACTGCAGGAATTTCCCAATCTTATTGTCTGGCAAACTTTTTCCAAAGCATGGGGATTGGCCGGACTGCGGGTGGGCATGGCTTTCGCTTCAGCTGCAATTATCGAAATACTCAACAAAATCAAATATCCCTATAACATCAGCCAGTTAACCCAGGAAACCCTGCTGCAGGCGCTGAATCGGACTGATCAGATAGAGCAATGGAAAACATACATCATCCAACAACGGCAGGCGCTCAGCCAGGCCTTGCAACAAATGGATATGGTACAGAAAGTATATCCCAGTGAAGCCAATTTTCTATTGGTGAAAATCAGGCAGGCCAGAAAAGTATATACTTACCTGCTGCAGCAGGGAATCGTGGTGCGCGACCGCAGTCAGGTTGCTCTTTGTGAGGATTGCCTGCGCATCACCGTAGGACGACCGGAAGAAAACGAAAAACTGCTGGCCGGATTGCAAGCCTATCAGGCACAACAAACAGCCTCCGGGCCTTTATCCCATTAA
- the hisB gene encoding bifunctional histidinol-phosphatase/imidazoleglycerol-phosphate dehydratase HisB: MQPRLLFIDRDGTLIQEPPDHQIDDFSKLVFVPEMLQYLPRIARELDFQLVMVSNQDGLGTAKFPEERFQPVQDFLIRTLENEGVHFTDILIDRSFPEDKLPTRKPGIGMMGRYLEAGKYDLAHSYVIGDRITDVMFARNMGCKAIWLNHGDNLGVHEIPPVERKELKHTVALETTSWKKIYEWLKLGQRTAERHRVTAETNVYVKLNLDGTGKADIATGLGFFDHMLHQLARHGSIDLTVHARGDLHVDEHHTIEDTAITLGEALADALGNKLGIERYGFCLPMDDALAQVAIDLGGRSWLVWDVQFRREKIGDVPTEMFMHFFKSLSDAAKCNLHIQATGENEHHKIEAVFKAFAKALKMAVRRDADHPQLPTTKGML, translated from the coding sequence ATGCAACCCCGATTGTTGTTTATTGATCGTGATGGCACGTTGATACAGGAACCACCGGATCATCAGATCGATGATTTTTCCAAGCTAGTGTTTGTTCCCGAAATGCTGCAATACCTGCCCCGCATTGCCCGGGAACTGGACTTTCAGCTGGTGATGGTCTCCAACCAGGACGGATTGGGTACAGCTAAATTTCCTGAAGAACGCTTTCAACCCGTACAGGATTTTCTGATCCGCACCCTGGAAAATGAAGGCGTGCATTTTACCGATATATTGATTGATCGCTCTTTTCCCGAAGACAAATTACCCACCCGCAAGCCCGGCATTGGCATGATGGGTAGATACCTGGAAGCCGGAAAATATGACCTGGCACACTCCTACGTCATCGGCGACCGGATTACGGATGTAATGTTTGCCCGTAACATGGGTTGCAAAGCCATCTGGCTGAACCACGGCGACAATTTGGGTGTCCATGAAATACCACCGGTCGAAAGGAAAGAGCTGAAACACACGGTAGCACTGGAAACCACGAGCTGGAAAAAAATCTATGAATGGCTAAAGCTGGGGCAACGCACGGCTGAACGCCACCGGGTAACGGCCGAAACAAATGTATATGTAAAACTAAATCTGGACGGTACCGGTAAGGCTGATATTGCTACAGGACTAGGATTTTTCGATCACATGCTGCATCAGCTGGCCCGCCATGGCAGCATAGATCTTACCGTGCACGCCCGTGGTGACCTGCACGTAGATGAACATCATACCATTGAAGATACAGCCATTACGCTCGGCGAAGCTTTGGCAGATGCATTGGGAAATAAACTTGGTATCGAACGCTACGGTTTCTGTCTGCCCATGGACGATGCGCTGGCGCAGGTAGCCATTGATCTGGGCGGCAGAAGCTGGCTGGTATGGGACGTACAGTTTCGCAGGGAAAAAATCGGCGATGTGCCTACCGAAATGTTTATGCATTTCTTCAAATCACTTTCCGATGCCGCCAAATGCAATCTGCATATTCAGGCTACGGGCGAAAATGAACATCACAAGATAGAAGCTGTTTTCAAAGCATTTGCAAAAGCGCTGAAAATGGCCGTCAGACGCGATGCCGATCATCCGCAACTACCTACCACAAAAGGTATGTTGTAA
- a CDS encoding anthranilate synthase component I family protein, producing the protein MKPVQIRTRSKRLLADVFTPVGIYLRIRDRYPGSILLESTDYHAAENSFSFICIQPIAGMEMRSLHEFEFKYPLEAPERHSVKDPQQMMQQFQNFLQRFQFSGQSPVPVTEGMFGYTAYDAVQFFENIQLHAPADASMIPFMRYRFYQYVIAINHFKDELYLCENQIEGLPSEFEQIETLIRRKDVPVYPFKRNDAEQADMTDADYMQMVEKGIAHCHRGDVFQIVLSRSFSQSFNGDEFNVYRQLRSINPSPYLFYFDYGNYRLMGSSPESQLIIRNGKATIHPIAGTFRRTGDDETDEMLARRLEADPKENAEHVMLVDLARNDLSRYAQDVQVTSYRKVQYYSHVIHLVSEVTGRINGQANPFAVLAATFPAGTLSGAPKYRAMQLIDQYERSARSYYGGCIGFVGFNGEFNHAIMIRTLLSKGNTLYYRGGAGIVAQSNPAAEVQEVHNKLNALRTAIVMAEQTY; encoded by the coding sequence ATGAAACCTGTTCAGATTCGTACCCGTTCCAAACGCCTGCTGGCAGATGTTTTCACACCGGTGGGCATCTACCTGCGCATCCGCGATCGTTATCCGGGCAGCATTCTGCTGGAGAGTACTGACTACCATGCAGCGGAAAACAGTTTTTCCTTTATCTGTATTCAACCCATTGCAGGTATGGAAATGCGCTCCCTGCATGAATTCGAATTTAAATATCCGCTGGAAGCTCCCGAACGCCATAGCGTGAAAGATCCGCAACAAATGATGCAGCAGTTTCAAAACTTTTTGCAGCGATTTCAGTTCAGTGGCCAATCGCCCGTACCGGTAACCGAAGGCATGTTCGGATACACGGCCTACGATGCAGTACAATTTTTTGAAAACATCCAGCTGCATGCACCCGCCGATGCATCTATGATTCCGTTCATGCGCTATCGATTTTATCAGTATGTGATTGCCATCAATCATTTCAAGGATGAATTGTATTTGTGTGAAAACCAGATCGAGGGTCTTCCATCTGAATTTGAACAAATCGAAACCCTGATCCGACGCAAGGATGTGCCTGTATATCCTTTCAAACGAAATGATGCGGAACAGGCGGATATGACAGATGCCGATTATATGCAGATGGTGGAAAAAGGCATTGCCCATTGCCATCGGGGCGATGTATTTCAGATTGTGCTTTCGCGCAGCTTTTCCCAATCATTTAACGGTGATGAATTCAATGTGTACCGACAGCTGCGTTCCATCAATCCCTCACCCTATCTATTTTACTTCGATTATGGAAATTACCGACTCATGGGCTCTTCGCCGGAATCACAGCTGATCATCCGCAATGGCAAGGCTACCATTCATCCCATAGCAGGCACATTCAGGCGCACAGGTGACGATGAGACCGATGAAATGCTGGCCCGCAGGCTGGAAGCCGATCCCAAAGAAAATGCCGAACATGTGATGCTGGTGGATCTGGCCCGCAATGACCTGAGCCGATATGCGCAGGATGTACAGGTAACCTCCTATCGCAAGGTGCAGTACTACTCACATGTGATTCATCTGGTGAGTGAAGTAACCGGTCGCATCAATGGCCAGGCAAATCCCTTTGCTGTGCTGGCGGCTACTTTCCCGGCAGGTACCCTATCCGGTGCACCGAAATACCGGGCTATGCAACTGATTGACCAGTATGAACGATCGGCACGCAGCTATTATGGCGGATGCATCGGCTTTGTGGGATTCAATGGTGAGTTTAACCACGCAATCATGATCCGCACGTTGCTGAGCAAAGGCAATACCCTCTACTACCGCGGTGGTGCCGGTATTGTGGCTCAATCCAATCCGGCTGCAGAAGTACAGGAAGTACATAACAAGCTGAATGCACTGCGTACAGCTATTGTAATGGCCGAACAAACCTATTGA
- a CDS encoding anthranilate synthase component II, protein MRILVFDNYDSFTYNLVHLVRKLTNDPVDVFRNDEIPLEKVAAYDKIILSPGPGIPQEAGLLLPLIREYAASKSMLGICLGHQAIGEAFGARLINLSKVYHGIATPVHILNHEIPIFRHLPDTIQAGRYHSWVVDEAGLPDCLEITARDDEQYIMGLRHKQLDLTGVQFHPESVLTPEGENMIANWLNS, encoded by the coding sequence ATGCGAATCCTGGTGTTTGATAATTACGATTCATTTACCTACAACCTGGTACATCTGGTGCGCAAGCTAACTAACGATCCGGTGGATGTGTTCCGAAATGATGAGATTCCGCTTGAAAAAGTAGCTGCCTACGATAAAATCATTCTTTCGCCCGGACCGGGTATTCCGCAGGAAGCGGGCCTGCTGCTGCCTTTGATCCGTGAATATGCGGCTTCCAAATCCATGCTGGGCATTTGCCTGGGACATCAGGCTATCGGCGAGGCTTTCGGAGCCAGGCTCATCAACCTCAGCAAGGTATATCATGGCATTGCCACGCCTGTGCATATCCTGAATCATGAGATTCCCATATTCCGTCATTTGCCCGACACCATTCAGGCTGGTCGCTATCATTCCTGGGTGGTGGATGAAGCCGGATTGCCGGATTGCCTGGAGATTACTGCGCGCGATGATGAACAATATATCATGGGATTGCGCCACAAACAACTGGATCTCACGGGCGTACAGTTTCATCCGGAAAGCGTGCTTACGCCTGAAGGAGAAAACATGATCGCCAACTGGCTGAATAGCTGA
- the trpD gene encoding anthranilate phosphoribosyltransferase: MKQILQYLFDHKTLDKATAREILINISKGVYNESELAAFMTVFLMRSITVEELAGFREALLELCLRVDLDGTPVLDIVGTGGDGKNTFNISTLSCFLVAGAGQKVAKHGNYGVSSITGASNVMEALGYKLKNDVDALRRELDQANICFLHAPLFHPALKNVANVRKQLGVRTFFNLLGPLVNPAMPAYQFIGVYNLELARTYHYLYQQTDKRYAIIHSLDGYDEISLTGDTMVITREGQQLYTPEALGKRAVHATDLYGGGSVQESVKMFVKILKGEGSWAQHAVVLANAAMGLYCCGAYPDYEDCYQAAVESLESGAGYRALQTLLDMQKN; encoded by the coding sequence ATGAAACAAATTCTGCAATACCTGTTTGACCACAAAACCCTGGACAAGGCCACAGCCAGGGAAATTCTGATCAATATTTCGAAAGGAGTTTATAACGAAAGTGAGCTGGCGGCTTTTATGACCGTCTTCTTGATGCGCAGCATTACGGTTGAAGAACTGGCCGGATTTCGGGAAGCCCTGCTGGAACTGTGTCTGCGGGTCGATCTGGATGGTACTCCCGTGCTAGACATTGTGGGTACAGGAGGTGATGGAAAGAATACGTTTAATATTTCAACTCTCTCCTGCTTTCTGGTGGCAGGTGCCGGTCAGAAAGTAGCCAAGCATGGCAATTACGGCGTTTCTTCCATCACCGGTGCATCGAACGTGATGGAAGCTTTGGGCTACAAGCTGAAAAACGATGTGGATGCATTAAGGCGGGAGCTCGATCAGGCAAATATCTGCTTTCTGCATGCCCCTTTGTTCCATCCCGCACTGAAAAATGTGGCCAATGTGCGCAAGCAACTAGGTGTTCGCACCTTTTTCAATCTGCTCGGCCCCCTGGTTAATCCGGCAATGCCGGCTTATCAGTTCATCGGAGTGTACAACCTGGAGCTGGCCCGCACCTATCATTATTTATATCAGCAAACAGATAAGCGATATGCCATCATCCATAGTCTGGATGGATATGATGAAATTTCGCTCACCGGCGATACCATGGTGATTACCCGAGAAGGCCAGCAACTGTATACGCCGGAAGCTTTGGGCAAGCGGGCTGTACATGCTACCGACCTGTATGGCGGTGGTTCTGTACAAGAATCGGTGAAAATGTTTGTAAAAATCCTCAAAGGAGAAGGCAGTTGGGCGCAACATGCCGTGGTACTGGCCAACGCTGCTATGGGATTGTATTGCTGCGGGGCTTATCCGGATTATGAAGATTGTTATCAGGCTGCAGTAGAATCATTGGAAAGCGGTGCCGGTTACCGTGCTTTGCAAACCCTGCTCGACATGCAAAAAAATTGA
- the trpC gene encoding indole-3-glycerol phosphate synthase TrpC, protein MAFILDTIIAHKQRELAVKQQAFPLAALQQMPAFKRTCFSLKQALLQPSSSGIIAEHKRKSPSKGYFASTRTLEQIVTGYAQHGAAALSILTDMAFFGGSAEDLMMARAQVSIPLLRKDFIIDPYQVYEAKALGADVILLIAECLDKKTIQSLSALAHELGLEVLMEVHSREQIDKWCADVDLIGINNRDLRTFEVHLNRSFELVPCAPPGTPVIAESGIHDPQIIASLRQSGCKGFLIGERFMHQPDPVEAFRSFIVQLQQTATHA, encoded by the coding sequence ATGGCATTCATTCTGGATACGATTATCGCCCACAAGCAACGGGAGCTGGCTGTTAAGCAACAGGCATTTCCGCTTGCTGCCTTGCAACAAATGCCAGCATTCAAACGAACCTGCTTTTCGTTGAAACAGGCTCTTCTGCAGCCCTCCAGCAGCGGCATCATCGCCGAACACAAACGCAAATCGCCTTCAAAAGGGTATTTTGCTTCTACCCGCACACTGGAACAGATTGTTACCGGCTATGCACAACACGGTGCAGCAGCGTTGAGCATTCTCACCGATATGGCTTTCTTCGGCGGATCGGCAGAAGACCTGATGATGGCGCGTGCGCAGGTTTCCATTCCTCTGCTGCGCAAGGATTTTATCATCGATCCCTATCAGGTTTACGAAGCCAAAGCACTGGGTGCAGATGTGATATTGCTGATTGCCGAATGCCTGGATAAAAAAACCATCCAATCACTTTCGGCTCTTGCCCATGAGCTGGGCCTGGAAGTGTTGATGGAAGTGCACAGCAGGGAACAAATCGACAAGTGGTGCGCAGATGTGGATCTGATAGGCATCAACAATCGTGATCTGAGAACATTCGAAGTGCATTTGAATCGTTCGTTTGAGCTGGTGCCATGTGCGCCCCCGGGCACGCCAGTGATTGCGGAGAGCGGCATTCACGATCCGCAGATCATTGCATCCCTGCGCCAGTCCGGATGCAAAGGATTCCTCATCGGCGAACGTTTCATGCATCAGCCGGATCCCGTAGAGGCTTTCCGGTCATTTATCGTGCAGCTTCAACAAACGGCAACCCATGCATAG
- a CDS encoding phosphoribosylanthranilate isomerase, translated as MHSGKLHIKVCGLAKLDELYRLEAMGVDFAGMIFYPKSPRCILPHQQAAHARSYQGSMQKVGVFVNASYDEILQAADAYGLQMIQLHGEESPAFCHELRKQGLKIIKVFPVSGEGFPDTRPYEASCDYFLFDTASQQKGGTGKRFDWQQLHAYQGSVPFFLSGGIGPEHAAEILSLNHPRLYAVDINSRFETAPGIKDFERIKQFICQLNTVSEV; from the coding sequence ATGCATAGCGGTAAGCTCCATATCAAGGTGTGTGGTCTTGCGAAACTGGATGAGCTCTACCGGCTGGAGGCCATGGGCGTGGATTTTGCCGGGATGATTTTCTATCCGAAATCACCCCGCTGTATTCTCCCGCATCAGCAGGCGGCCCATGCCCGGTCGTATCAGGGAAGCATGCAAAAGGTGGGTGTTTTTGTAAATGCTTCGTACGATGAAATCCTGCAGGCAGCAGATGCTTACGGCCTGCAAATGATTCAGCTACATGGTGAGGAATCCCCTGCTTTTTGCCATGAACTGCGCAAACAAGGCTTGAAAATTATCAAGGTGTTTCCTGTTTCTGGCGAAGGATTTCCCGACACCCGGCCGTACGAGGCAAGTTGTGATTACTTTTTGTTTGACACGGCATCCCAACAAAAAGGAGGTACCGGCAAACGTTTTGACTGGCAGCAGTTGCATGCCTATCAGGGTTCGGTTCCCTTTTTCCTGAGCGGAGGTATTGGTCCGGAACATGCGGCTGAAATTCTTTCCCTGAACCACCCCCGGCTGTATGCCGTGGATATCAACAGCCGGTTTGAAACAGCTCCCGGCATAAAAGATTTTGAACGCATTAAACAATTCATATGTCAATTGAATACCGTGTCGGAGGTATAG
- the trpB gene encoding tryptophan synthase subunit beta, which translates to MSIEYRVGGIAPSVLRLARPGQYQVNEKGYYGEFGGAFIPEMLYRNVAELREKYLDIMNSADFQEEFGRLLRDYVGRPSPLYFARRLSEKYQTCIYLKREDLNHTGAHKINNTIGQILLAKRLGKKRIIAETGAGQHGVATATVCALMGMECVVYMGEVDMQRQAPNVARMRMLGAKVVPAMSGSRTLKDATNEAIRDWVNHPEDTHYIIGSVVGPHPYPDMVARFQSVISAEIKQQLQAQTGSELPTHVVACVGGGSNAAGSFYHFLDHVSVQLIGVEAAGKGLTSGHTAATIALGRPGVIHGSKTLLMQTEDGQIREPHSISAGLDYPGVGPIHAYLHATGRALYLSATDQEALDAAFELTRLEGIIPALESAHALAKLKDLQLKPEHVVVVCLSGRGDKDMETYLRFLPTDENPATTEPYS; encoded by the coding sequence ATGTCAATTGAATACCGTGTCGGAGGTATAGCTCCTTCTGTACTGCGGCTGGCAAGGCCCGGCCAGTACCAGGTTAATGAGAAAGGCTACTATGGCGAGTTTGGTGGAGCCTTCATTCCGGAAATGCTTTATCGCAATGTCGCTGAGCTCCGGGAAAAATACCTGGATATCATGAATTCGGCCGATTTTCAGGAAGAATTCGGCCGCTTGCTTCGCGATTATGTAGGCCGGCCTTCTCCACTTTATTTTGCCAGGCGCCTGTCCGAAAAATACCAAACCTGTATTTATCTCAAACGGGAAGACCTGAACCATACCGGAGCCCATAAAATCAACAACACCATTGGCCAGATCCTGCTGGCCAAACGCCTGGGCAAAAAGCGCATCATTGCCGAAACCGGGGCCGGCCAACACGGTGTGGCCACTGCCACGGTGTGTGCCCTGATGGGTATGGAATGCGTGGTGTATATGGGCGAAGTGGATATGCAGCGGCAGGCGCCCAATGTAGCGCGCATGCGCATGTTGGGTGCCAAAGTGGTTCCAGCCATGAGCGGCAGCCGTACCCTGAAAGATGCTACCAACGAGGCTATCCGCGACTGGGTCAATCACCCGGAAGATACGCACTATATCATCGGATCGGTGGTGGGACCTCATCCCTATCCCGATATGGTTGCCCGCTTCCAGTCCGTCATCAGCGCAGAAATCAAACAACAACTGCAGGCACAAACCGGATCTGAATTGCCAACCCATGTGGTGGCCTGTGTGGGCGGAGGCAGCAACGCCGCCGGGAGTTTTTACCACTTTCTGGATCACGTATCCGTGCAGCTCATAGGCGTGGAAGCCGCCGGCAAGGGACTGACAAGCGGACATACGGCAGCTACCATCGCCCTGGGCCGGCCGGGCGTGATTCATGGGAGCAAAACCCTGCTCATGCAAACCGAAGATGGACAAATCAGGGAACCTCATTCCATTTCGGCCGGGCTCGATTATCCCGGCGTCGGCCCCATCCATGCTTACTTGCATGCTACAGGCCGGGCCCTTTACCTCAGCGCTACCGACCAGGAAGCACTTGATGCTGCATTTGAACTGACGCGGCTGGAAGGGATTATTCCCGCTCTGGAAAGCGCCCACGCACTGGCAAAACTGAAAGACCTGCAACTGAAACCCGAACATGTGGTTGTAGTTTGCCTCAGCGGCAGGGGCGACAAGGATATGGAAACCTACCTGCGCTTTCTGCCGACTGATGAGAACCCTGCAACCACTGAGCCTTATTCCTGA